The Camelina sativa cultivar DH55 chromosome 16, Cs, whole genome shotgun sequence sequence TGTATACGCGGAGTAAGTATAGTTGAGATGCCACACACGAATATAAAATTATCCATAGGCAAACTAAATGGGCATTTGGCCCACTATACTTTTGACCCAAACTATGTTTAATTATCACTGTGGCCACAAATCCCACGACCATTTCACTATTATCGGACACAATGTCACACACACCTAACCACATTCTTGTTTACCAAGCTACCCCGTAACTCCACCGTTTTGGATACATTGCTctatacaaataaaaacaaggCGGCAGATCACATCGATAGACTTTTCAGGCGAATAATTTGTAAggaataaaataacaaattttccatttattcatcatcaatccaactgaaaagaagaagaaaaaaaacacattgatTGAACACTATTAGGGAAGCAAGATCTTGCTTCCCTAATAAACACCAAAACATATTAATACaatgacaaacaaaacatttttaaaggtaaaaggggaaaacagaaaattgaacaaaaaacaaagaagaagaagaaatcaaatcattCAGAACCTTTCTCTGGTTTTTTACAGAGAATCATACGCATCGGCGAGAAGATTCCAGTTTCACCAGCTTTAATCAAGTAATCAGTATTCTTAAGCAACAAGTCATAAGCATCAACAGTTTCTTTAGGAACAAGACCAATGGCTGAAAGAATCACAACCACAACACGGCTTCTCCAATACACAGACCTTCCCATCTTTAACCGGTTCCACCACGGTTTAGACGGTGGTTTAGCCAAATCTTTCTCCTTCACTACCTCGAACCCAATTTTCATCGCCGTCGCTGCTATATCTTTGTAGCTTCTTAGTCCGGGAATCGCGTGTCCTCTCTCGAGCCCTTGTATCAAATCCTTGTGCTCTTCATCATCGTCTCTGTATTTCTCAGTTTTGACCCAGTCGTAGGACACGAACAAAGCTCCTGGTTTCATCACTCTGAAGATCTCTGAGTATACTTCTTCGAGTTTAGGAGCGTGACATGTGGCTTCGATCGAGTAAGCACCGTCGAACGTGTTTTCATCGAAGGGCATCTCTAAAAAGTTACCGTAGAGGACGTTGCAGAGAGAATCAAGTCCAGCTTTCTTGTTGTGTAGCTTGGCTCGTTGCACTTGGTACTCGTTGTTGGTGATTCCAATGATTTGGGCCCTAGAATGGGCAGCGATGGCTCTCATCGGCCCACCGAGGCCACAACCTGCGTCGAGGATCATTTGTCCAGATTCCGCGTTGATGAGCTCGCCAGCCATCTCTTCGTGGATTCTTGTGGCGTCTTTGTTAGATTTCCCGGGGATATGTGGTGACGAATGTAAAGATTGTCCCCATGTCCACTCGAAGATGTCTGTGACGATGTTGTAGAATGTGTCCACGAACTCAGGAACTTTCTCGGCGGAGACTGAGCCTTCGGTGAGCTCTAAAGCTCGTTTGCCCTTTAGATCTGATGGACCTAAGACGCAGACGAACAAGTAGAGGGCGCCGGCTACGAGACCGGCGGTGCAAAAGAGTATCACCGAGTTCACCATTTTCTAGAGGAAGCGAGGTAGAGAGAAAGAAGGGAGCTGATA is a genomic window containing:
- the LOC104751502 gene encoding 24-methylenesterol C-methyltransferase 3-like, which gives rise to MVNSVILFCTAGLVAGALYLFVCVLGPSDLKGKRALELTEGSVSAEKVPEFVDTFYNIVTDIFEWTWGQSLHSSPHIPGKSNKDATRIHEEMAGELINAESGQMILDAGCGLGGPMRAIAAHSRAQIIGITNNEYQVQRAKLHNKKAGLDSLCNVLYGNFLEMPFDENTFDGAYSIEATCHAPKLEEVYSEIFRVMKPGALFVSYDWVKTEKYRDDDEEHKDLIQGLERGHAIPGLRSYKDIAATAMKIGFEVVKEKDLAKPPSKPWWNRLKMGRSVYWRSRVVVVILSAIGLVPKETVDAYDLLLKNTDYLIKAGETGIFSPMRMILCKKPEKGSE